A genomic region of Streptosporangium lutulentum contains the following coding sequences:
- a CDS encoding ABC transporter permease — MLLAVVGLVTVPDTFATTSNLVSILSLAATIGVITVGATFVIIGGGIDLSVGALMALASVWATTLATQAYGPAVMIVCAVAVGTGAGLVNGFLIAYGRMVPFIATLAMLVAARGLAQRMSDRRTQLVQQGNELIVDLSTSRVFGVPVLVYIFAVVVAVGWVVLNRTTFGRRTYAVGGNPEAARLAGIDVRRHTMLLYALSGLCCGIAAVLIMARTTTGSSTHGDLYELDAIAAVIIGGTLLTGGRGSIIGSILGLLIFTVITNLFILNGLNTSDQLIAKGLIIVVAVLLQRRSLESRT; from the coding sequence GTGCTGCTGGCGGTGGTCGGGTTGGTCACCGTCCCGGACACTTTTGCCACCACCTCGAATCTGGTGAGCATTCTGTCGCTGGCCGCGACCATCGGGGTGATCACGGTCGGGGCGACGTTCGTGATCATCGGTGGGGGGATCGACCTGTCGGTCGGGGCGCTGATGGCGTTGGCGTCGGTGTGGGCCACCACGCTGGCCACCCAGGCGTACGGGCCGGCGGTGATGATCGTGTGTGCGGTGGCGGTGGGCACCGGGGCCGGGCTGGTCAACGGGTTCTTGATCGCTTATGGGCGGATGGTGCCGTTCATCGCGACGCTGGCGATGCTGGTGGCCGCGCGTGGGTTGGCGCAGCGGATGTCGGATCGGCGCACCCAGCTGGTGCAGCAGGGCAATGAGCTGATTGTGGATTTGTCGACCAGCCGGGTGTTCGGGGTGCCGGTGCTGGTTTACATTTTCGCGGTGGTGGTCGCGGTGGGCTGGGTGGTGCTCAATCGGACCACGTTCGGCCGGCGCACGTATGCGGTGGGGGGTAATCCGGAGGCGGCGCGGTTGGCGGGGATCGATGTGCGCCGGCACACCATGTTGTTGTATGCGCTGTCGGGGTTGTGTTGTGGGATCGCGGCTGTGTTGATCATGGCGCGGACCACGACGGGGTCGTCGACGCATGGGGATTTGTATGAGTTGGACGCGATCGCGGCGGTGATTATCGGCGGGACGTTGCTGACCGGGGGCCGGGGGTCGATCATCGGGTCGATCCTGGGTCTGTTGATCTTCACGGTGATCACGAATTTGTTCATTCTGAACGGGTTGAACACCAGTGATCAGTTGATCGCGAAGGGTTTGATCATTGTGGTGGCGGTGCTGCTGCAGCGGCGCAGCCTGGAATCACGAACCTAG